Genomic segment of Geminocystis herdmanii PCC 6308:
ATAATCAGAAGATAGAGTTTTATCGCCACTGGTAGGGGATAAATCCACAATCGCCGCACTAATTCCCGCCTTTCCTGCCACAATATCACAACCAAACATCGCTAAAGGATATTGAGGATAAGGAAACATAACGCAGTGAAGAATATCTAAATTGTTACCCACTTTCGCTAATTCCAAGTGCATTTTCCGAAATTGTTGACTTTGATAACAAGTGTTTTGAATAGTGAGTCTTTCCCCTTCTAATTTCCCTTCCACATATCCTAATTCTTCGGGAAGTTGATAGGGTGATAAAATTAAATTTTCTTGCCAAATAGCAATAATGGCATCGGCTAATTGATTAATTAAGGGGTGTAATCTACTTTTTAAATCTGAGGAATCGATCATAAAATCTCAATATAATTATTTATTGGTTATTGATCTTTATTTTTTCATACTTTTATCGGTCTAATGAAAAATTGTGATAAAAATAGATAGTAGGGATTAAAAATTTACTACTGAAACTATAAAGATAATATGAGGAGAGAGATTTCATGACATCAAAAGAAGATGAAGAAAGAGAGTTAGAAATAATGAGGGATGCGTTACAGGGGAGAAAATTTACCCTTGCAGACTTAATCGCTAGGGAAGGAGGAGGTTTTTTGAAAGGAGAATCTCCTGTACCTATAATAATTCAAATAAAAACAGAAATAAATAATTTCATTGGGAATAACCTTAAAGATTTGTCGGGTGCTTTACAAGCAGTTTTAACGGATTTAGTGAATGGTGGAGATGATAAAATTAGTTGTCATGATACACAACCTCTGAATGCGTTAACTTTGATTATTGAGGATATTCTCAGTAATGAACATAAATACTATGATTTTGTGAAACAAGTTGATTTAAAATGGGGACAAATGAATGGTGAACGTCCTTACTTTCAAAATGTAGGAGAAACCGCACATCCAGATGAT
This window contains:
- a CDS encoding phycocyanobilin:ferredoxin oxidoreductase, translating into MIDSSDLKSRLHPLINQLADAIIAIWQENLILSPYQLPEELGYVEGKLEGERLTIQNTCYQSQQFRKMHLELAKVGNNLDILHCVMFPYPQYPLAMFGCDIVAGKAGISAAIVDLSPTSGDKTLSSDYQEKLSSLAEITFQDKRDLPPWGDIFSPFCLFIRPSNGEEEMLFLHRVKDFLTIHCQIATASQEVSASEKLVYLQGQKNYCTQQQQNDKTRRVLEKAFGVEWAENYMTSVLFDLPNF